The following proteins are encoded in a genomic region of Bacillota bacterium:
- a CDS encoding LacI family transcriptional regulator yields MSLPSRRRTRATLDEVAKRAGVSRTTASLVLSGKAATHRISEETHQRVKEAAQELDYSPNLLVRSMQRGRTHILSFFNAFRLRTENDLYMDRLSTAIERAAGKLGYDVLVHCDFSRPPEETYRFLNGGRADGLLLFAPLPDDPLLPLLRRSRLPVVLINARDSEGVLPSVRDDVHSGMRQVAEALVALGHRHIAAMIEEGNDFRDAIPRARLLQQYLRTLGSDLPDQRVFSYWSEGQRVLEHLLHEPQSPTAIFCWRDWLAYRLLEDCDRFGIEVPAKLSVIGYDGLHWPATTRHIAASVYVDLDALAESAVRLLHQYITGERDDYADVTIPVQLRYGTTLDVAPASS; encoded by the coding sequence ATGTCCCTTCCATCCCGAAGAAGAACTCGGGCAACGCTCGACGAGGTCGCAAAGCGGGCGGGTGTCTCCCGCACCACCGCCTCGCTGGTGCTCAGCGGCAAAGCTGCTACGCATCGCATTTCGGAGGAAACGCATCAGCGCGTGAAAGAGGCAGCACAGGAGCTGGACTACAGCCCTAACCTGCTGGTGCGGTCGATGCAACGTGGGCGCACACACATTCTGTCGTTCTTCAACGCGTTCCGCTTGCGCACTGAAAACGACCTCTACATGGACAGGTTGTCTACCGCTATCGAGCGTGCAGCGGGTAAGCTCGGCTACGATGTGCTGGTGCATTGTGACTTCAGCCGACCGCCAGAGGAGACGTACCGCTTTTTGAATGGCGGACGCGCCGATGGATTGCTATTATTTGCCCCTTTGCCCGACGATCCCCTGTTGCCTCTGCTCAGGCGTTCACGTTTGCCGGTGGTACTGATAAACGCACGCGACAGCGAAGGCGTCTTGCCCTCCGTACGCGATGATGTGCACAGTGGAATGAGGCAAGTCGCTGAAGCCCTTGTCGCGTTGGGACACCGGCACATCGCTGCCATGATTGAGGAGGGAAACGACTTTCGGGACGCCATCCCGCGCGCTCGTTTGCTTCAGCAGTACCTTCGCACGCTTGGAAGCGACCTTCCTGACCAGCGCGTTTTCAGCTACTGGAGTGAGGGGCAAAGGGTCCTGGAGCACCTTCTGCACGAACCGCAGTCCCCCACGGCGATATTCTGCTGGCGTGACTGGCTGGCGTACCGCCTGCTGGAAGATTGTGACCGTTTCGGCATCGAGGTACCCGCCAAGCTCTCGGTGATCGGCTATGATGGTCTGCACTGGCCCGCCACCACACGCCATATCGCTGCCTCGGTATACGTCGACCTGGATGCGCTGGCGGAATCCGCCGTCCGCCTCCTGCATCAGTACATCACCGGAGAGCGGGACGACTACGCCGACGTCACCATACCGGTGCAGCTTCGCTACGGAACCACGCTGGATGTCGCACCGGCTTCCAGCTGA